The Neobacillus sp. PS3-34 genome has a window encoding:
- a CDS encoding deoxynucleoside kinase, giving the protein MGDTPFITVEGPIGVGKTSLAKAISEQFHFALLKEIVDENPFLGKFYEDIDEWSFQTEMFFLCNRFKQLGDINTHYLSKNQSVVADYHIFKNLIFAQRTLKDEEYQKYYKIYQILTEDMPKPNVIIYLHASLDTLLKRIEMRGREIEKKISPLYLEQLSLDYDEAITSFEKMHPEIPVLRFNGDEMDFVKNQEDFNSIMEKLTLSLKQSSWTNTL; this is encoded by the coding sequence ATGGGGGACACACCCTTTATTACCGTTGAAGGACCGATTGGTGTTGGCAAAACATCTCTCGCAAAAGCAATTTCGGAACAATTTCATTTTGCACTTTTAAAGGAAATTGTTGATGAAAACCCATTCCTCGGAAAATTCTATGAGGACATCGATGAATGGAGCTTTCAGACGGAAATGTTCTTTCTGTGCAATCGCTTTAAGCAATTAGGCGATATTAACACTCACTATCTAAGTAAAAATCAATCGGTTGTAGCCGATTACCATATTTTTAAAAATCTTATCTTTGCCCAGCGGACCTTGAAGGATGAAGAGTATCAAAAATATTATAAAATCTATCAAATCCTGACAGAGGATATGCCAAAGCCAAATGTGATCATCTATTTGCATGCAAGCCTTGATACGCTTCTAAAGCGGATTGAAATGAGAGGCCGTGAAATCGAAAAGAAAATCAGCCCGCTTTATTTAGAGCAGCTTTCCCTCGATTATGATGAAGCGATTACGAGCTTTGAGAAAATGCATCCGGAAATTCCGGTCCTGCGATTCAATGGTGACGAAATGGATTTTGTTAAGAACCAGGAAGACTTTAACAGCATTATGGAAAAGCTGACATTATCATTAAAGCAAAGCAGCTGGACAAATACTTTATAA
- a CDS encoding pro-sigmaK processing inhibitor BofA family protein: MEPIMVISVLGGLILLLLFSGAPFKPLRMVGQAAVKLLIGALLLFFLNAAGSRYGIHVPINFATSAVSGFLGIPGLVALAAIQKWVI; the protein is encoded by the coding sequence TTGGAACCAATCATGGTGATCTCCGTTTTAGGGGGTCTAATATTGTTACTGCTTTTTTCAGGAGCCCCGTTTAAACCGTTAAGAATGGTTGGACAGGCGGCCGTGAAGCTGTTGATAGGAGCCTTGCTTTTATTCTTTTTGAATGCGGCCGGCAGCAGATATGGGATTCATGTACCTATTAATTTTGCGACCTCAGCGGTTTCAGGGTTTCTCGGTATCCCTGGCCTTGTTGCTTTAGCAGCTATTCAGAAATGGGTAATCTAA
- the tadA gene encoding tRNA adenosine(34) deaminase TadA, whose amino-acid sequence MNNDEYFMREAIKEAEKALSLNEVPIGAVIVLGNRIIAQGHNLRECEQNAIAHAELLAIDRACKELGTWRLEDAILYVTLEPCPMCSGAIILSRIKRVVFGAADPKGGCAGTLMNLLEDERFNHRSEVTAGVLGEECGLMLSEFFRSLRERKKREKKERKQMELDKDTGIDS is encoded by the coding sequence ATGAATAATGATGAATATTTTATGCGGGAGGCTATAAAGGAAGCTGAAAAAGCATTAAGCTTAAATGAAGTGCCTATCGGTGCGGTCATTGTTTTGGGGAATAGGATCATTGCGCAGGGCCATAATTTAAGGGAGTGTGAGCAAAATGCGATTGCCCATGCTGAACTGCTTGCGATCGACCGCGCCTGCAAAGAGCTCGGTACCTGGCGGCTTGAAGACGCTATTTTATATGTAACACTTGAACCGTGTCCAATGTGCTCTGGAGCGATTATCCTCTCAAGGATTAAACGGGTAGTATTCGGTGCGGCAGACCCTAAGGGCGGCTGTGCGGGCACACTGATGAACCTTTTGGAAGATGAACGTTTTAATCACCGTAGTGAAGTGACGGCGGGTGTCCTTGGAGAAGAATGCGGCTTAATGCTATCAGAATTTTTCAGGTCCTTAAGAGAACGAAAGAAACGGGAAAAAAAGGAACGAAAGCAAATGGAACTGGATAAGGATACAGGAATTGACAGCTAA
- a CDS encoding deoxynucleoside kinase, producing MSIVIGGMIGLGKTSVADILNDHFQSKGIESKVFYETVDDNPILPLYYELTDEELDAKRIPFLLQLFFLNKRFKTVKECITWNDPLYTIQDRSIYEDWYFALVNKNLGRISELEFRIYEDLVANMMEELNELPKKAPDLMVYLKGSFDTVIDRIMARGRSFEINPQLKEYYFEVWKGYDEWVINHYDASEVLIINMDNTDVVNRPDDAIRVCRDVEMKLKEILGATAHIG from the coding sequence GTGAGTATCGTTATTGGCGGAATGATTGGTCTGGGAAAAACAAGTGTAGCCGATATACTAAATGATCATTTTCAAAGCAAAGGCATAGAGAGTAAGGTTTTCTATGAAACGGTTGATGACAATCCGATTCTGCCTCTCTATTATGAATTGACTGACGAAGAATTGGATGCAAAAAGAATTCCTTTCCTATTGCAGCTTTTCTTTTTAAATAAACGGTTTAAGACAGTAAAAGAATGCATTACTTGGAATGATCCTTTATATACGATCCAGGATCGCTCAATTTATGAAGACTGGTATTTTGCCCTTGTGAATAAAAATCTTGGCAGGATTTCCGAGCTTGAATTCAGAATCTATGAAGACCTTGTAGCAAACATGATGGAAGAGTTGAACGAGCTTCCAAAGAAAGCACCTGACTTGATGGTATATTTAAAAGGTTCCTTTGATACGGTAATTGACAGGATTATGGCACGCGGAAGAAGCTTTGAAATCAATCCGCAGTTAAAGGAGTATTACTTCGAGGTGTGGAAGGGCTATGATGAGTGGGTTATTAATCATTACGATGCCAGTGAAGTACTAATCATCAACATGGATAACACCGATGTCGTCAATCGCCCTGATGATGCTATAAGGGTCTGCCGCGATGTTGAAATGAAATTAAAAGAAATTCTAGGAGCAACAGCACATATTGGCTAA
- a CDS encoding YaaL family protein has protein sequence MFFRRKGWLRKEYDEKLLQHMNDFKCEWQQQKMLLEKSFDPSEEVICQSKLAEAKYFFLFKEAKHRNITLNR, from the coding sequence ATGTTTTTTCGCCGTAAGGGCTGGCTTCGTAAAGAATATGACGAAAAGCTGCTTCAGCATATGAATGATTTTAAATGTGAATGGCAGCAGCAGAAAATGCTTTTGGAAAAAAGCTTTGACCCTTCTGAAGAGGTTATCTGCCAGTCAAAGCTGGCAGAAGCGAAATATTTTTTTCTCTTTAAAGAAGCGAAACACAGAAACATTACATTAAACAGATAA
- a CDS encoding YbaB/EbfC family nucleoid-associated protein: MMRGGMGNMQNMMKQMQKMQKQMEEAQKDLGDKQIEGTAGGGMVTITMTGHKEVVEVKINPEAVDPDDVDMLQDLVLAATNDALKKIDELTNNTMGQFTKGMNLPGMF, translated from the coding sequence ATGATGCGTGGCGGAATGGGTAATATGCAAAACATGATGAAACAAATGCAAAAAATGCAAAAGCAAATGGAAGAAGCTCAGAAGGATTTAGGGGATAAGCAAATTGAAGGAACTGCTGGCGGCGGCATGGTTACGATTACTATGACAGGCCATAAGGAAGTTGTAGAAGTAAAAATCAACCCGGAAGCAGTAGACCCGGATGATGTAGATATGCTTCAAGACCTTGTTTTGGCAGCTACAAATGATGCATTGAAAAAGATTGATGAATTAACGAACAATACGATGGGACAATTCACTAAAGGAATGAATCTTCCAGGGATGTTCTAG